One region of Deinococcus koreensis genomic DNA includes:
- a CDS encoding PaaI family thioesterase — protein MTGDLTGGNGLDSPGARELVRRGIHGSAYTSALGTRLRHFAAGRVEIELDLRPDLTQHHGQAHGAVLGYLADTVSAWAAASVAGDVVTTEYKINFLSAARGETLWARGEVLRAGRRQVVVRADVYASQSGQDTLVATALATVAPVGREP, from the coding sequence ATGACGGGTGACCTGACCGGCGGGAACGGCCTGGACAGCCCCGGCGCCCGGGAGCTCGTCCGGCGCGGCATCCACGGCAGCGCCTACACCAGCGCCCTGGGCACCCGCCTGCGCCACTTCGCGGCCGGGCGCGTGGAGATCGAACTCGACCTGCGCCCGGATCTGACCCAGCACCACGGGCAGGCCCACGGCGCCGTGCTGGGCTACCTGGCCGACACCGTGAGCGCCTGGGCCGCCGCCAGCGTGGCCGGCGACGTGGTGACCACCGAGTACAAGATCAACTTCCTGAGCGCGGCGCGGGGCGAGACCCTCTGGGCACGCGGCGAGGTGCTGCGCGCCGGCAGGCGTCAGGTGGTCGTGCGCGCCGACGTGTACGCCAGCCAGAGCGGTCAGGACACCCTGGTCGCCACGGCGCTGGCCACCGTGGCCCCCGTGGGCCGGGAGCCCTGA
- a CDS encoding phosphotransferase family protein has translation MTGDTAPVRPGEELPLEALREALRGRVAGDVDALSVEQFPGGFSNLTYLLRLGEQEYVLRRAPLGPVAKGAHDMAREARLLEKIHPALPVAPRPVLVVEDESVIGSPFYLMERRKGVVVRTRLPGEYAALPDAPRRLSMALIDTLADLHAVDIDAAGLRDLGKPEGFNARQVAGWAGRWRRAREALKDTGDLPPPAQLRDELVIAWLEAHTPPESAHTLVHNDFKLDNLMLDPADPGQVTALLDWEMTTVGDPLVDLGLTLTYWTMPELPGGAPNRVGAASAGFLSRDELVARYEERTARHVTSSLPWYEVLGHFKLAVIVLQIFARYRAGQTSDPRFAPLAGQATWLIGEAWRRISEQGTSSGEDGQSGGTLE, from the coding sequence ATGACCGGCGACACCGCGCCCGTGCGGCCCGGTGAGGAGCTGCCGCTGGAGGCCCTGCGGGAGGCCCTGCGGGGCCGCGTGGCGGGCGACGTGGACGCCCTCAGCGTCGAGCAGTTCCCGGGCGGCTTCTCCAACCTGACCTACCTCCTGCGGCTGGGCGAGCAGGAGTACGTGCTGCGTCGGGCGCCGCTGGGGCCGGTGGCGAAGGGCGCGCACGACATGGCCCGCGAGGCGAGGTTGCTGGAGAAGATCCACCCCGCCCTGCCGGTGGCCCCTCGGCCCGTGCTGGTCGTGGAGGATGAGAGCGTGATCGGCTCGCCCTTCTATCTGATGGAGCGGAGAAAGGGCGTGGTGGTCAGGACACGGCTGCCGGGCGAGTACGCCGCCCTCCCCGACGCCCCCCGGCGGCTGTCCATGGCCCTGATCGACACCCTGGCCGACCTGCACGCGGTGGATATCGATGCGGCGGGCCTGCGCGACCTCGGCAAACCGGAGGGTTTCAATGCCCGGCAGGTGGCGGGCTGGGCGGGCCGCTGGCGCCGGGCGCGCGAGGCGCTGAAGGACACGGGCGACCTGCCGCCCCCGGCGCAGCTGCGCGACGAGCTGGTGATCGCCTGGCTAGAGGCGCACACACCCCCCGAGAGTGCCCACACCCTGGTGCACAACGATTTCAAGCTCGACAACCTGATGCTCGACCCGGCCGATCCGGGCCAGGTCACCGCGCTGCTCGACTGGGAGATGACCACCGTGGGCGACCCGCTGGTCGATCTGGGGCTGACCCTGACCTACTGGACGATGCCCGAGCTGCCGGGCGGCGCGCCGAACCGCGTGGGCGCGGCCTCGGCGGGCTTCCTGAGCCGTGACGAACTGGTGGCCCGCTACGAGGAGCGCACTGCTCGTCACGTGACGAGCAGCCTGCCCTGGTATGAGGTGCTGGGCCATTTCAAGCTCGCCGTGATCGTGCTGCAGATCTTCGCCCGCTACCGCGCGGGGCAGACCAGTGACCCCCGCTTCGCGCCCCTGGCCGGACAGGCGACCTGGCTGATCGGTGAGGCGTGGCGGCGCATCAGTGAACAGGGCACTAGTTCGGGGGAAGACGGGCAGAGCGGGGGCACGCTTGAGTGA
- a CDS encoding MHYT domain-containing protein translates to MEHAHLSQTWNFGYVGLSYVIATLTSFVSLELAARAGRQRAIGSTHFWLVAQALLLGYGIWAMHFVGMMALQVNSPSGFKVPLTIFSGVAAALLVYPALRILHAGPLSAGRLSAAGVIAGSGIVIMHYSGMAAYQLPGTVVTVLWGPLVASVAIAVGASMVALFLFKQLASDWAQHQRRSMLLGAKVLAALVMGVAITGMHYTGMAALRYTADPQATLQTITTFAGANHSLLALMIGIVSFLLIGLAIATIAMDASGSRDAADELEAGAGLEPVAAD, encoded by the coding sequence ATGGAACATGCCCACCTGAGTCAGACCTGGAACTTCGGCTACGTCGGCCTGTCGTACGTCATCGCCACCCTCACCTCGTTCGTGTCGCTGGAACTGGCGGCGCGCGCCGGCCGCCAGCGCGCGATCGGCTCCACCCACTTCTGGCTGGTCGCCCAGGCGCTGCTGCTGGGCTACGGCATCTGGGCCATGCACTTTGTCGGCATGATGGCCCTGCAGGTCAACTCGCCGTCGGGCTTCAAGGTGCCCCTGACCATCTTCTCGGGCGTGGCGGCCGCGCTGCTGGTGTATCCGGCGCTGCGGATCCTGCACGCCGGCCCCCTGAGTGCGGGCCGTCTGAGCGCGGCGGGCGTGATCGCCGGTTCGGGCATCGTGATCATGCACTACTCGGGCATGGCGGCCTACCAGCTGCCCGGAACGGTCGTCACGGTGCTGTGGGGGCCGCTGGTGGCCTCGGTGGCGATCGCTGTGGGCGCCAGCATGGTGGCCCTGTTCCTCTTCAAACAGCTCGCCAGCGACTGGGCGCAGCACCAGCGCCGCTCGATGCTGCTGGGCGCCAAGGTGCTGGCCGCCCTGGTGATGGGCGTGGCAATCACCGGGATGCACTACACCGGCATGGCGGCGCTGCGCTACACGGCCGATCCGCAGGCCACGCTGCAGACCATCACCACCTTCGCGGGCGCCAACCACAGCCTGCTGGCCCTGATGATCGGCATCGTGTCGTTCCTGCTGATCGGCCTGGCCATCGCCACCATCGCCATGGACGCCTCGGGCAGCCGCGACGCGGCGGACGAGCTGGAGGCGGGCGCTGGACTGGAGCCGGTGGCCGCCGACTGA
- a CDS encoding SMP-30/gluconolactonase/LRE family protein produces MRPARLLLGLGALGGLAGLAWLRRTPAPIQARAWAGLPPAPPADSGPYADNGRLEGASLFDPVPGRRAPESTAVDAQGRVYASFDGGMVYRFAPDGTRPEPFADTGGRPLGLRLHPDGDLLVADALKGLLRCTPGGEVGRLATVTVLADSAQGLPLGFTDDLDIDSQGRYVYFTDASSRYRWPDELLDLLEHGGHGRVLRHDLQGGETTVLRSGLNFPNGVTLTADGSALLVTETGAACIHRLWLSGPQAGVWDVFVANLPGYPDNIRADGQGTYWVALPSRRTPLLDATARLPWLRDLVARLLAHVKLPLKEEALLVALDDQGQVVAYATGGGPGTYSYITQVLPHGGDLLLSSLHQPTVARIPLSQVRGERA; encoded by the coding sequence GTGAGGCCCGCCCGGCTGCTGCTGGGCCTGGGGGCCCTCGGTGGGCTGGCCGGTCTGGCGTGGCTGCGGCGCACCCCGGCTCCCATCCAGGCCCGCGCCTGGGCCGGCCTCCCGCCCGCGCCGCCGGCCGACTCCGGCCCCTACGCCGACAACGGCCGGCTGGAGGGGGCCAGCCTCTTCGACCCCGTGCCGGGTCGCCGGGCGCCGGAATCGACCGCCGTGGACGCCCAGGGCCGCGTCTATGCCAGCTTCGACGGCGGCATGGTCTACCGCTTCGCGCCGGACGGTACGCGCCCCGAGCCCTTCGCCGACACGGGCGGGCGGCCGCTGGGCCTGAGGCTGCACCCGGACGGCGACCTGCTGGTGGCCGACGCCCTGAAGGGCCTGCTGCGCTGCACGCCGGGCGGCGAGGTGGGCAGGCTGGCCACCGTCACGGTGCTGGCAGACAGCGCCCAGGGCCTGCCCCTGGGTTTCACCGACGACCTGGATATCGACTCCCAGGGCCGCTATGTCTACTTCACCGACGCCAGCAGCCGCTACCGCTGGCCCGACGAACTGCTCGACCTGCTGGAACATGGCGGGCACGGCCGGGTGCTGCGCCACGACCTGCAGGGCGGCGAGACGACCGTGCTGCGCAGCGGCCTGAACTTCCCCAACGGCGTGACGCTCACCGCAGACGGCTCGGCCCTGCTGGTCACCGAGACGGGCGCGGCGTGCATCCACCGCCTGTGGCTCTCGGGCCCGCAGGCCGGCGTCTGGGACGTCTTCGTGGCCAACCTGCCGGGCTACCCGGACAACATCCGTGCCGACGGCCAGGGCACGTACTGGGTCGCGCTGCCCAGCCGCCGCACGCCGCTGCTGGACGCCACCGCCCGGCTGCCGTGGCTGCGAGACCTCGTCGCCCGGCTGCTGGCCCACGTGAAGCTGCCGCTCAAGGAGGAAGCGCTGCTGGTGGCGCTGGACGACCAGGGGCAGGTCGTGGCCTACGCGACGGGGGGCGGCCCCGGCACCTATTCGTACATCACCCAGGTGCTGCCGCACGGCGGAGATTTGCTGCTCAGCTCCCTGCACCAGCCCACCGTGGCGCGCATTCCGCTCTCCCAGGTGCGCGGGGAGCGCGCGTGA
- a CDS encoding acyl-CoA dehydrogenase family protein gives MTVFDVSPRSTDLRERLSAFMAEHIYPNEAEIARQINTGDRWQHLPLIDELKPRAQEAGLWNLFLPPASSRDGKYGAGLSNLEYAGLCEIMGRVWWAPEVFNCSAPDTGNMEVLSRYGTPEQQEQWLIPLLNGEIRSAFSMTEPDVASSDATNIQSSITRDGEDYVINGEKWWTSGAGDPRCVISIFMGKTEPQAERHLQQSMILVPLDAPGVTKERMLTVFGYDDAPHGHAQMGFKDVRVPATNMLLGEGRGFEIAQGRLGPGRIHHCMRLIGQAERALELMVQRASQRVAFGKTLLGHQHVREAIAESRMEIDQARLLTMNAAHMMDTVGNKAARGQIAAIKVVAPNVALRVIDRAIQVYGGAGVSQDTPLAMMYAQARTLRLADGPDIVHAETVAKVEIGRQGVGGSRSA, from the coding sequence ATGACCGTATTCGACGTGTCCCCCCGCTCCACGGATCTGCGTGAGCGCCTCAGTGCCTTCATGGCCGAGCACATCTACCCCAACGAGGCCGAGATCGCCCGCCAGATCAATACCGGCGACCGCTGGCAGCACCTGCCGCTGATCGACGAACTCAAGCCCAGGGCGCAGGAGGCCGGGCTCTGGAACCTCTTCCTGCCGCCCGCCAGCAGCCGGGACGGGAAGTACGGCGCGGGCCTGAGCAACCTGGAATACGCCGGGCTGTGCGAGATCATGGGCCGCGTGTGGTGGGCGCCCGAGGTCTTCAACTGCTCGGCGCCCGACACCGGCAACATGGAGGTGCTCTCGCGCTACGGCACGCCCGAGCAGCAGGAGCAGTGGCTCATTCCGCTCCTGAACGGCGAGATCCGCTCGGCTTTCTCGATGACCGAGCCCGACGTGGCCTCCAGCGACGCCACCAACATCCAGTCCAGCATCACCCGGGACGGCGAGGACTACGTCATCAACGGCGAGAAGTGGTGGACGAGCGGCGCCGGCGACCCCCGCTGCGTCATCTCCATCTTCATGGGCAAGACCGAACCACAGGCCGAGCGGCATCTGCAGCAGAGCATGATCCTGGTGCCGCTGGACGCGCCTGGGGTGACCAAAGAGCGCATGTTGACGGTCTTCGGCTACGACGACGCCCCGCACGGTCACGCGCAGATGGGTTTCAAGGACGTGCGCGTGCCCGCCACCAATATGCTGCTGGGCGAGGGTCGGGGCTTCGAGATCGCGCAGGGCCGCCTGGGGCCGGGCCGTATCCACCACTGCATGCGGCTGATCGGACAGGCTGAGCGGGCGCTGGAACTGATGGTGCAGCGCGCCTCGCAGAGGGTCGCCTTCGGCAAGACACTGCTGGGCCATCAGCACGTCCGCGAGGCCATCGCCGAGAGCCGCATGGAGATTGATCAGGCCCGGCTGCTCACCATGAACGCCGCGCACATGATGGACACCGTGGGCAACAAGGCGGCGCGCGGGCAGATCGCCGCCATCAAGGTCGTGGCGCCCAATGTGGCGCTGCGGGTCATCGACCGCGCCATCCAGGTCTACGGCGGCGCGGGGGTCAGCCAGGACACGCCGCTGGCGATGATGTACGCCCAGGCCCGCACCCTGCGCCTCGCGGACGGCCCGGACATCGTGCACGCCGAGACGGTGGCGAAGGTGGAGATCGGGCGGCAGGGCGTGGGGGGATCCCGCTCAGCGTAA
- a CDS encoding SDR family oxidoreductase, with product MKFKDKIIVVTGAASGIGLALASRFVQEGAVVIASDRNAEVGAQKAGEIGARFFAADIGQEEGVRGLIDDVLAQEGRIDLFCSNAGIAIGEGPETPDKQWDLIHRVNVMSHVWAARHLLPHMLERGEGYLLNTASAAGLLTELHSAPYAVTKHAALAFAEWLAITYGERGIKVACLCPEGVWTPMIQNAPILQQTAISTDELVERTLEVLRADGFLITTHPTTLKSFQNKANDYDGWIGKMRHLRSKAMALLEGHAPFPGGARP from the coding sequence ATGAAATTCAAGGACAAGATCATCGTCGTCACCGGCGCTGCCTCGGGCATCGGCCTCGCGCTGGCCTCCCGCTTCGTGCAGGAGGGCGCGGTCGTGATCGCCTCCGACCGCAACGCCGAGGTCGGGGCGCAGAAAGCGGGTGAGATCGGGGCCCGCTTCTTCGCGGCCGATATCGGGCAGGAGGAAGGCGTGAGGGGCCTGATCGACGACGTGCTGGCGCAGGAGGGCCGCATCGACCTCTTCTGCTCGAACGCCGGCATCGCCATCGGCGAGGGGCCAGAGACGCCCGACAAGCAGTGGGATCTGATCCACCGCGTGAACGTGATGAGCCACGTCTGGGCGGCCCGCCACCTGCTGCCGCACATGCTGGAAAGAGGCGAGGGCTACCTGCTCAACACTGCCTCGGCGGCGGGCCTGCTCACCGAGCTGCACTCCGCCCCCTACGCGGTGACGAAGCACGCGGCGCTGGCCTTCGCCGAGTGGCTGGCGATCACCTACGGCGAGAGGGGCATCAAGGTGGCCTGCCTGTGCCCCGAAGGCGTCTGGACGCCGATGATCCAGAACGCGCCGATCCTGCAGCAGACGGCCATCAGCACAGACGAGCTGGTCGAGAGGACGCTGGAGGTGCTGCGCGCGGACGGCTTCCTGATCACGACCCACCCCACCACCCTGAAGTCGTTTCAGAACAAGGCGAACGACTATGACGGGTGGATCGGCAAGATGCGCCATCTGCGGAGCAAGGCGATGGCGCTGCTGGAGGGCCACGCCCCGTTTCCCGGGGGCGCCCGGCCATGA
- a CDS encoding AbrB/MazE/SpoVT family DNA-binding domain-containing protein, whose protein sequence is MTPKTAEPGVHQAKVTSKGQVTIPKAVRDRLNLQEGSILNFIEEGETVILQPQRRARRSFHEAIGTLDPEGMTADEYVSSLRHGPGDREALQSGGGGPKRVVRISDLLMGREQL, encoded by the coding sequence ATGACACCCAAGACGGCTGAACCCGGTGTGCATCAGGCGAAGGTGACCAGCAAAGGTCAGGTGACCATTCCCAAAGCCGTCCGAGACCGGCTGAACCTGCAAGAGGGCAGCATCCTCAATTTCATCGAAGAGGGCGAGACGGTCATCCTCCAGCCCCAGCGGAGGGCCAGACGCAGTTTTCACGAGGCGATCGGCACGCTGGATCCGGAGGGCATGACCGCGGACGAGTATGTCAGCAGCCTTCGGCATGGCCCCGGCGACCGGGAGGCACTGCAGAGCGGGGGGGGTGGCCCGAAGCGCGTCGTCCGGATCAGTGACCTTCTTATGGGGCGCGAGCAGTTGTGA
- a CDS encoding histidine phosphatase family protein: MSELILVRHGQATPFQADTDQLSPLGEAQARAVGEALAAQGVRPTHVLHGSLVRQRRTAELAAAPDWPAPTLDPRLSEYDGDGLVRTLAPLLAERDPALAALSEAFAAQRGGPERNRAFQKYLEALAAAWQAGTLTHPEVEGWADFQGRVRSALADLLRLPSGSTVLAFTSGGVIGLMVALALDAPGASALALNWRVKNGSVTRLTFGGGRLSLDSFNEIHHLSPELRSWR; encoded by the coding sequence TTGAGTGAGCTGATCCTGGTGCGCCACGGTCAGGCGACCCCCTTCCAGGCCGACACGGATCAGCTCTCCCCACTGGGCGAGGCGCAGGCCCGCGCGGTGGGGGAGGCCCTGGCCGCCCAGGGGGTTCGCCCGACCCACGTCCTGCACGGGTCTCTGGTGCGTCAGCGGCGCACGGCGGAACTGGCCGCCGCCCCCGACTGGCCCGCGCCGACCCTCGACCCCCGCCTGTCGGAATACGACGGCGACGGGCTGGTGCGGACGCTCGCGCCGCTACTGGCGGAGCGTGACCCGGCCCTCGCCGCGCTGAGCGAAGCCTTCGCCGCCCAGCGCGGCGGCCCGGAGCGCAACCGGGCCTTCCAGAAGTACCTCGAAGCGCTGGCGGCCGCGTGGCAGGCCGGCACCCTGACCCACCCGGAGGTCGAGGGCTGGGCCGACTTCCAGGGACGGGTGCGCTCGGCCCTGGCCGATCTCCTGCGCCTGCCCTCCGGTTCCACCGTGCTGGCCTTCACGAGTGGCGGCGTGATCGGCCTCATGGTCGCCCTGGCCCTGGACGCCCCCGGCGCCTCGGCCCTGGCGCTGAACTGGCGTGTGAAGAACGGCAGCGTCACGCGGCTGACCTTCGGCGGCGGGCGGCTCAGCCTGGACTCCTTCAACGAGATCCATCACCTGAGCCCTGAGCTGCGCTCCTGGCGCTGA
- a CDS encoding SDR family oxidoreductase, with protein MSLKELFDLSGQTALITGGSRGLGLQIAEALGEYGATVVLTARKQHELDEAQAHLRSLGITAHVYAGDLGAPDTIDPVVERIVQEVGPIDILVNNAGATWGAPTVDHPLDAWMKVMNVNVNGLFLITQSVLRRSMLPRGRGRVVNIASVAGLRGNDPRMAATLAYNTSKGAVVNFTRALAAEMADKGITVNAICPGYFPTKMTKGTLAYGEQAILEHTPMRRLGTDADLKGLALLLCSGASAYITGQNIAVDGGITSV; from the coding sequence ATGTCATTGAAGGAACTCTTCGACCTGAGCGGCCAGACCGCCCTCATCACCGGCGGCTCGCGCGGCCTGGGGCTGCAGATCGCCGAGGCCCTGGGCGAATACGGCGCCACCGTGGTGCTCACCGCCCGCAAGCAGCACGAGCTGGACGAGGCGCAGGCCCATCTGCGGTCTCTGGGAATCACGGCCCACGTCTACGCGGGCGACCTGGGCGCCCCGGACACCATCGACCCCGTGGTGGAGCGCATCGTGCAGGAGGTCGGCCCCATCGACATCCTGGTCAACAATGCCGGCGCCACCTGGGGCGCGCCCACCGTGGATCACCCGCTGGACGCCTGGATGAAGGTCATGAACGTCAACGTGAACGGCCTCTTCCTGATCACGCAGTCGGTGCTGCGCCGCTCGATGCTGCCGCGTGGCCGGGGCCGCGTCGTGAACATCGCGTCCGTGGCGGGGCTGCGGGGCAACGACCCGCGCATGGCCGCCACGCTGGCCTACAACACCTCCAAGGGGGCGGTGGTGAACTTCACCCGCGCCCTGGCGGCCGAGATGGCCGACAAGGGCATCACGGTGAACGCCATCTGCCCCGGCTACTTTCCCACCAAGATGACCAAGGGCACGCTGGCCTACGGCGAGCAGGCCATCCTGGAGCACACGCCCATGCGCCGCCTGGGCACGGACGCCGACCTGAAGGGCCTCGCGCTGCTGCTGTGCTCGGGCGCCAGCGCGTACATCACCGGCCAGAACATCGCCGTCGACGGCGGCATCACCTCCGTATGA
- a CDS encoding aldo/keto reductase, with translation MVYSPPPERYDTLPYRRAGRSGLKLPAISLGLWHNFGGVDRHEHARAMVRTAFDGGVTHFDLANNYGPPPGSAEETFGRLLREDLAPFRDELVVSTKAGYTMWPGPYGDWGSRKYLIASLDASLKRLGLDYVDVFYHHRPDPETPLEETMAALGQIVRSGRALYAAVSNYPADLTRRAAALLRSQGTPFVLHQPRYSMFDRWLEPGGLLPALRDEGVGAIVFSPLAQGLLTDRYLRGIPEDSRAASATGFLKADQVTPQRLAQIAALNALAQERGQTLAQLALAWVLRHPEVTSALIGASRPAQITDALGALNAGPLGEDELARIETILTPAAP, from the coding sequence ATGGTCTATTCTCCCCCGCCCGAGCGCTACGACACCCTCCCCTACCGCCGCGCGGGCCGCAGCGGCCTGAAGCTGCCGGCCATCTCGCTGGGGCTGTGGCACAACTTCGGCGGGGTGGATCGGCACGAGCACGCGCGGGCCATGGTGCGCACGGCCTTCGACGGCGGCGTCACCCACTTTGACCTCGCCAACAACTACGGGCCGCCCCCCGGCAGCGCCGAGGAGACCTTCGGGCGGCTGCTGCGGGAGGATCTGGCCCCCTTCCGGGACGAGCTGGTGGTCTCGACCAAGGCCGGCTACACCATGTGGCCCGGCCCCTACGGCGACTGGGGCAGCCGCAAATACCTGATCGCCTCGCTGGACGCCAGCCTGAAGCGCCTGGGCCTGGACTATGTAGACGTCTTCTACCACCACCGCCCCGATCCGGAGACGCCGCTGGAAGAGACGATGGCGGCGCTGGGGCAGATCGTCCGGAGTGGGCGGGCGCTGTACGCCGCCGTGAGCAACTACCCGGCCGACCTGACCCGCCGCGCGGCCGCCCTGCTGCGGAGTCAGGGCACGCCCTTCGTCCTGCACCAGCCCAGGTACTCGATGTTCGACCGCTGGCTGGAACCGGGCGGGCTGCTGCCGGCGCTGCGCGACGAGGGGGTGGGCGCCATCGTCTTCAGCCCGCTCGCGCAGGGCCTGCTGACCGACAGGTACCTGCGCGGCATTCCGGAGGACTCCCGCGCGGCCAGCGCCACCGGATTCCTGAAGGCCGATCAGGTGACCCCGCAGCGGCTCGCCCAGATCGCCGCCCTGAACGCGCTGGCGCAGGAACGCGGGCAGACCCTGGCCCAGCTCGCGCTGGCGTGGGTGCTGCGCCATCCGGAGGTCACCTCGGCCCTGATCGGCGCCAGCCGCCCGGCCCAGATCACGGACGCCCTGGGCGCCCTGAACGCCGGGCCGCTGGGCGAGGACGAGCTGGCGAGGATCGAGACGATTCTGACTCCGGCCGCCCCATGA
- a CDS encoding type II toxin-antitoxin system VapC family toxin, whose protein sequence is MTCLDTNVILSLRFQEPTAPQVATLLDRLDRVMVCGPVVVELSPRDPGAEGWLSQQGIEIDWTLDQAVWRRVALLHREHALRQRRSGGGAPRRVLTDYLIGAHAEVNGYALCTLNARDYRSFTELTVLVAGQDDS, encoded by the coding sequence GTGACCTGCCTGGATACCAACGTCATCCTGTCGTTGCGGTTTCAGGAGCCCACGGCCCCACAGGTGGCCACCCTGTTGGACAGGCTCGACCGCGTCATGGTCTGTGGCCCGGTGGTGGTCGAACTCAGCCCCCGTGATCCCGGAGCCGAAGGGTGGCTGAGCCAGCAGGGCATCGAGATCGACTGGACGCTGGATCAGGCGGTCTGGCGGCGGGTGGCCCTGCTGCACCGTGAGCACGCCCTTCGCCAGCGCCGATCAGGAGGGGGAGCGCCCCGGCGTGTGCTTACCGATTACCTGATCGGCGCCCACGCGGAGGTCAACGGCTACGCCCTGTGCACGCTCAACGCCCGCGATTACCGGTCGTTCACCGAGTTGACGGTGCTGGTCGCCGGGCAGGACGACTCGTAA
- a CDS encoding MaoC family dehydratase, which produces MRPEALPSHLGREVALSGWVEVDQARIDAFAHATGDHQFIHVDPERALSGPFGTTIAHGFLTLSLLAGEFMSRGGSPEIEGARLVVNYGLNRVRFITPVRAGARLRNRAVLQAAEPGAGFVQITVANTVEIEGEAKPACTAESVFRVYL; this is translated from the coding sequence ATGCGGCCCGAGGCCCTGCCCTCGCACCTCGGCCGGGAGGTCGCGCTCTCCGGGTGGGTCGAGGTGGATCAGGCGCGCATCGACGCCTTCGCGCACGCCACCGGGGATCACCAGTTCATCCACGTCGATCCTGAGCGCGCGCTGAGCGGCCCCTTCGGCACCACCATCGCCCACGGTTTCCTGACCCTCTCGCTGCTCGCCGGCGAGTTCATGTCGCGCGGCGGCTCGCCCGAGATCGAGGGCGCCCGCCTGGTCGTGAACTACGGCCTGAACCGGGTGCGCTTCATCACCCCCGTGCGGGCCGGAGCGCGCCTGAGGAACCGGGCCGTGCTGCAGGCGGCCGAGCCCGGCGCCGGTTTCGTGCAGATCACGGTGGCGAACACGGTGGAGATTGAGGGCGAAGCCAAACCTGCCTGCACCGCCGAGAGCGTGTTCCGGGTGTACCTGTGA